From the genome of Triticum aestivum cultivar Chinese Spring chromosome 3B, IWGSC CS RefSeq v2.1, whole genome shotgun sequence, one region includes:
- the LOC123068762 gene encoding desiccation-related protein At2g46140 isoform X2, whose amino-acid sequence MSSSDNPKKADKDQDEGEGGFLDKVKDFIQDIGEKIEDAVSFGKPTADVTGIHIPQISLEKVELIADVMITNPNPVPIPLVDIEYLIESEGRKLMSGTIPDAGTINAHGSETVKIPVLLIYDDIKSTYGDIKPGSIIPYLVKVILHVDVPVIGRISLPLEKAGEIPVPYKPDVDISKIKFEKFSFEEATATLHLNLDNKNDFDLGLNALDYEIWLSNVSIASAETKESTNIKKQEVTTMTLPISFRPKDFGSAMWDMIRGKGTGYTIKGHIDVNTPFGHMKIPISREDGTTRLKKEDDDGDNDED is encoded by the exons ATGTCATCCTCTGACAACCCCAAGAAAGCAGACAAAGACCAGGATGAAGGAGAGGGAGGATTCTTGGACAAAGTTAAGGATTTCATCCAAGACATTGGAGAGAAGATTGAAGACGCAGTCAGCTTTGGAAAGCCTACCGCTGACGTTACTGGAATCCACATACCTCAAATTAGTCTTGAGAAGGTAGAGCTCATAGCTGATGTTATGATTACAAACCCAAACCCTGTACCCATCCCTCTTGTCGACATCGAATACCTTATTGAAAGCGAAGGGAGGAAGCTCATGTCCGGAACAATCCCGGATGCTGGAACCATCAATGCACATGGCTCAGAGACTGTCAAAATCCCCGTGTTGCTCATCTATGATGACATCAAGAGCACATATGGTGACATAAAGCCCGGGAGCATCATCCCTTACTTGGTCAAAGTTATTCTCCATGTTGATGTCCCAGTCATTGGCAGGATCTCCTTACCTCTCGAGAAAGCCGGTGAGATCCCTGTGCCTTACAAGCCAGACGTTGATATTAGCAAGATCAAGTTTGAGAAGTTTTCTTTCGAGGAGGCGACCGCGACTCTACATCTGAATCTCGACAACAAGAATGACTTTGACCTGGGACTGAATGCCCTGGATTATGAGATCTGGCTCTCCAATGTGAGCATTGCTTCTGCTGAGACGAAAGAGTCTACAAACATTAAAAAGCAGGAAGTAACGACCATGACCTTGCCGATCAGCTTCAGGCCTAAGGATTTTGGGTCTGCTATGTGGGATATGATAAGGGGAAAGGGCACTGGTTACACCATAAAGGGGCATATTGACGTGAACACTCCCTTTGGACACATGAAGATACCTATTAGCAGAGAGGATGGAACAACTCGACTAAAGAAGGAAGATGATGATGGCGATAACGATGAG GACTAA
- the LOC123068761 gene encoding uncharacterized protein codes for MKTSSEVPFYHSLPVPGAEDSLKDQIHSKVMGTIGNVMNSIDRKALPQQLEGAWETAGNVVNSLESKLSGQKSFDFDGGNDFLDGYECPDDYWDYEPHKAQKPVNIRNLLGGIVAIIGRSCKNDEIQQSKEAKTSVSFLGSSIDGDTSLHLSVYAPSAPPLLDEEALSYNIYRVVLEAEPPEWLPDSYADSCMQCSASFTAITRGRHHCRFCGGIFCKACSKGRCLLPAKFRERNPQRVCDACYDRLDPLQNLLINSVSNATQTAKHDVMDWTSARGWLNLPIGLTLEHEIYKAAVSIRSYSQVSRINPGKSIPHAVLSGASGLAILTVVKAGAFLTYKLGTGLVVARRSDGSWSPPSAIASAGLGWGAQLGGELMDFIIVLHGPEAVKTFSSRMHFSLGAGLSAAAGPVGRVLEADVRAGNKGSGVCYTYSHSKGAFIGVSLEGNIVTTRMDANLRFYGDPYLTTSDILMGNLEQPNAAKFLYQALDDLYSGLDC; via the exons ATGAAAACCTCCAGCGAGGTTCCCTTTTATCACTCATTGCCCGTACCAGGAGCCGAAGACAGTCTCAAGGATCAGATCCACTCCAAGGTTATGGGCACGATAGGCAATGTCATGAACTCCATTGATCGAAAGGCACTGCCTCAGCAACTGGAAGGGGCATGGGAAACAGCTGGAAATGTCGTTAACTCCCTTGAGTCAAAACTGTCCGGGCAGAAGTCGTTTGATTTTGACGGCGGAAATGattttcttgatggatatgaatGCCCTGATGATTATTGGGACTATGAACCGCACAAGGCACAAAAGCCAGTTAACATTAGAAATCTGCTGGGTGGCATAGTTGCTATCATTGGCCGCAGTTGCAAAAATGATGAAATTCAACAATCAAAGGAGGCTAAGACCAGTGTCTCATTCTTGGGGTCAAGTATTGATGGAGATACATCCTTGCATTTGTCAGTCTACGCACCAAGTGCTCCTCCTTTGCTGGATGAAGAAGCCTTGAGTTACAATATTTATAGGGTTGTTTTAGAGGCAGAACCACCAGAATGGCTGCCCGATAGCTATGCTGACTCATGCATGCAGTGTTCTGCTTCTTTCACTGCTATTACCCGTGGAAGGCATCATTGTCGATTCTGTGGAGGGATATTTTGCAAGGCATGTTCGAAAGGCAGATGTCTTTTGCCAGCCAAGTTTCGTGAGCGAAACCCACAAAGGGTCTGCGATGCATGCTATGATAGGCTTGATCCATTGCAGAACTTACTGATAAATTCTGTCAGCAATGCGACACAAACTGCAAAGCATGATGTTATGGATTGGACTTCTGCGAGAGGGTGGTTGAATTTGCCTATTGGATTAACATTGGAACACGAGATATACAAGGCAGCAGTATCCATTAGGAGCTACAGTCAG GTTTCAAGGATAAACCCAGGAAAATCTATTCCGCATGCAGTCCTTAGTGGAGCAAGTGGACTTGCTATCTTGACAGTTGTAAAAGCTGGTGCATTTCTTACATACAAACTTGGAACTGGATTAGTAGTTGCTCGTAGATCAGATGGTTCATGGTCTCCACCCTCTGCTATAGCTTCAGCTGGATTAGGATGGGGAGCACAG CTTGGCGGTGAGTTGATGGATTTCATCATAGTGCTTCATGGTCCCGAGGCTGTGAAGACCTTCAGCAGCCGAATGCATTTTTCACTCGGTGCAGGTTTAAGTGCTGCAGCAGGACCTGTTGGTAGAGTATTAGAAGCTGATGTGAGAGCTGGTAATAAAGGCTCTGGAGTTTGCTATACGTATAGTCACAGCAAAG GCGCATTTATCGGGGTTTCACTAGAAGGGAACATTGTTACAACCAGGATGGATGCCAATCTGCGGTTCTACGGCGACCCGTATCTGACGACCAGTGATATACTTATGGGGAATCTGGAGCAGCCAAATGCTGCTAAATTTCTGTACCAAGCGTTGGATGACCTATACTCAGGTCTGGATTGTTAG
- the LOC123068762 gene encoding uncharacterized protein isoform X1: MSSSDNPKKADKDQDEGEGGFLDKVKDFIQDIGEKIEDAVSFGKPTADVTGIHIPQISLEKVELIADVMITNPNPVPIPLVDIEYLIESEGRKLMSGTIPDAGTINAHGSETVKIPVLLIYDDIKSTYGDIKPGSIIPYLVKVILHVDVPVIGRISLPLEKAGEIPVPYKPDVDISKIKFEKFSFEEATATLHLNLDNKNDFDLGLNALDYEIWLSNVSIASAETKESTNIKKQEVTTMTLPISFRPKDFGSAMWDMIRGKGTGYTIKGHIDVNTPFGHMKIPISREDGTTRLKKEDDDGDNDEVYYVSFYSVSSTISIRHSSNIDLINTCMYIWISISLVSYPLPFYLGLKIEEMHSHGTELML; this comes from the coding sequence ATGTCATCCTCTGACAACCCCAAGAAAGCAGACAAAGACCAGGATGAAGGAGAGGGAGGATTCTTGGACAAAGTTAAGGATTTCATCCAAGACATTGGAGAGAAGATTGAAGACGCAGTCAGCTTTGGAAAGCCTACCGCTGACGTTACTGGAATCCACATACCTCAAATTAGTCTTGAGAAGGTAGAGCTCATAGCTGATGTTATGATTACAAACCCAAACCCTGTACCCATCCCTCTTGTCGACATCGAATACCTTATTGAAAGCGAAGGGAGGAAGCTCATGTCCGGAACAATCCCGGATGCTGGAACCATCAATGCACATGGCTCAGAGACTGTCAAAATCCCCGTGTTGCTCATCTATGATGACATCAAGAGCACATATGGTGACATAAAGCCCGGGAGCATCATCCCTTACTTGGTCAAAGTTATTCTCCATGTTGATGTCCCAGTCATTGGCAGGATCTCCTTACCTCTCGAGAAAGCCGGTGAGATCCCTGTGCCTTACAAGCCAGACGTTGATATTAGCAAGATCAAGTTTGAGAAGTTTTCTTTCGAGGAGGCGACCGCGACTCTACATCTGAATCTCGACAACAAGAATGACTTTGACCTGGGACTGAATGCCCTGGATTATGAGATCTGGCTCTCCAATGTGAGCATTGCTTCTGCTGAGACGAAAGAGTCTACAAACATTAAAAAGCAGGAAGTAACGACCATGACCTTGCCGATCAGCTTCAGGCCTAAGGATTTTGGGTCTGCTATGTGGGATATGATAAGGGGAAAGGGCACTGGTTACACCATAAAGGGGCATATTGACGTGAACACTCCCTTTGGACACATGAAGATACCTATTAGCAGAGAGGATGGAACAACTCGACTAAAGAAGGAAGATGATGATGGCGATAACGATGAGGTATACTATGTTAGTTTCTATAGTGTTTCATCTACAATTTCCATTAGACATTCATCAAATATTGACTTGATAAATACTTGCATGTACATTTGGATATCCATATCACTTGTATCTTACCCATTGCCATTTTATCTAGGACTAAAAATTGAAGAAATGCACTCTCATGGAACCGAGTTAATGCTTTGA